The following proteins are co-located in the Microbulbifer sp. VAAF005 genome:
- a CDS encoding error-prone DNA polymerase: MRYAELFCQSNFSFLQGASHPQELVQTAYNLQYTALAITDECSLSGAVRAYKELETIKSTDSKNPEFKLIFGSYFRLHNNIEIVLLAPDKTAYSELCQLISKSRLRAEKGTYITYQSDLVELCKNLIAIWIPNFNKIEIPEEIKKTFSERLYIAINNHLHAEESLKSNRISELARRENISLVATNHVLMHCYSRKPLQDVLNANYHNCTLDNLGYRIEQNAERYLRSLGDIQSLHSKESIDNTNLIAKQCTFCLSELSYEYPSEVIPQESNASSYLKKLVQIGRAARWPQGPEKRIDEIINKELAIIAELHYEHYFLTIYDIVQFARENHILYQGRGSAANSVVCYCLFITEIDPHKIGLLFERFISRERNEPPDIDVDFEHERREEVIQYIYTKYSRERAGLTASKITYRFKSAVRDIGKALGINAATIEQLIAERAWWDTLDSFPQQMQKVGIDPSSAIGKIFPQLLQQIYGFPRHLSQHVGGFVITEQPLHQLVPIENAAMEDRTLIQWDKEDIEDLKLMKVDVLALGMLTALRKSLSYIALYGPKLRLQDIPAEDPQVYEMMCKADTVGVFQIESRAQMSMLPRLQPRNFYELTIEIAIVRPGPIQGGMVHPYLKRKQGLETVRYPHNSLRPVLERTLGVPIFQEQVIQLSMVAAGFSGGEADELRRAMASWGKNGDLYKFRDKLVRGMQSNGYRESFAEQLFNQMKGFGSYGFPESHSASFALLAYFSAWIKFHHPAAFYCGLLNSQPMGFYAPAQLVYDAQRHGVKVLPIDVLYSYWDHTLELKTPKTETKNHASRLNKTNHGKKSHDIIVALRIGMRLIKGVKQSTSKLVANLRLENPKYNLRQLFQRPELKEQVNYLAQADALKNLNGGRRKNIWNSINVSEVNREPLHIPVIPAWKTPMMITASLA; this comes from the coding sequence ATGAGGTACGCCGAACTCTTTTGTCAAAGCAACTTTTCTTTTCTGCAGGGGGCATCGCATCCGCAGGAATTAGTCCAAACTGCTTACAACCTGCAATATACAGCCCTTGCTATCACCGATGAATGCTCCCTTTCCGGAGCCGTTAGAGCCTATAAAGAACTTGAAACCATCAAGTCTACAGACTCTAAAAATCCCGAGTTTAAACTAATTTTTGGCAGTTATTTCCGGCTCCATAACAACATAGAAATAGTTCTACTGGCTCCGGACAAAACTGCCTACAGCGAGCTATGCCAGTTAATTTCAAAATCACGCTTAAGAGCGGAAAAAGGAACCTACATTACTTATCAAAGTGACCTGGTAGAGTTATGCAAAAACCTAATTGCCATCTGGATTCCAAATTTTAATAAGATAGAAATACCTGAAGAAATCAAGAAAACCTTCAGCGAACGGCTTTACATTGCCATCAACAATCACCTACACGCAGAGGAAAGCCTTAAGTCCAATAGAATTAGTGAGCTTGCAAGAAGAGAGAATATTTCCTTGGTTGCAACCAATCATGTCTTGATGCACTGCTATAGCCGAAAGCCACTACAAGATGTACTCAACGCAAATTACCATAACTGTACCCTGGATAATCTAGGGTATCGTATTGAGCAAAATGCTGAACGTTATCTTCGCAGCTTAGGTGATATCCAGTCGTTACACTCCAAAGAGTCTATAGACAATACCAACCTCATTGCCAAACAGTGTACTTTTTGCTTGAGCGAACTCAGTTACGAATACCCATCAGAAGTTATCCCTCAAGAAAGTAATGCGAGTAGCTATTTAAAAAAGCTAGTACAAATAGGAAGGGCTGCTCGCTGGCCACAGGGTCCTGAAAAGAGAATTGATGAGATTATCAATAAAGAACTCGCAATAATAGCAGAACTGCACTATGAGCATTACTTTCTAACCATTTACGATATAGTCCAGTTTGCCCGCGAAAATCATATCTTGTACCAGGGCCGAGGCTCCGCAGCCAATTCAGTAGTTTGCTACTGCCTATTCATCACAGAAATAGATCCTCATAAAATTGGATTGCTATTTGAACGGTTTATCTCACGGGAACGCAATGAACCCCCAGATATTGATGTAGACTTTGAACACGAACGACGTGAAGAAGTTATTCAGTATATTTACACAAAATATAGCCGCGAAAGAGCTGGACTTACCGCTAGTAAGATCACCTACCGCTTTAAAAGTGCCGTAAGAGATATCGGCAAAGCCCTTGGTATCAACGCTGCCACAATAGAACAACTTATTGCTGAACGCGCCTGGTGGGACACTCTAGATAGTTTCCCCCAGCAGATGCAGAAAGTAGGAATAGATCCGAGCAGCGCAATAGGAAAAATATTCCCACAGTTACTGCAGCAAATATATGGTTTTCCAAGACATCTATCGCAACATGTAGGCGGTTTTGTTATTACGGAACAACCATTGCACCAGCTGGTTCCTATTGAAAATGCCGCTATGGAGGATCGCACCCTAATCCAATGGGACAAAGAGGATATTGAAGATTTAAAACTAATGAAGGTCGATGTGCTCGCCCTGGGAATGCTGACAGCACTGCGTAAATCCCTGAGTTATATCGCTCTATACGGCCCCAAATTGCGATTGCAGGATATTCCCGCTGAAGATCCACAGGTCTACGAAATGATGTGCAAGGCCGATACCGTTGGAGTCTTTCAAATTGAATCTCGCGCTCAAATGAGCATGCTACCAAGATTACAACCCCGAAATTTTTATGAGCTTACTATAGAAATCGCCATTGTCCGCCCCGGGCCAATTCAAGGCGGTATGGTACACCCCTACCTTAAGCGCAAGCAGGGGTTGGAGACCGTGCGCTACCCTCATAACAGCTTACGGCCAGTGCTTGAGCGCACTCTCGGTGTTCCTATATTTCAAGAACAAGTTATTCAACTGTCGATGGTCGCAGCAGGGTTTAGCGGCGGTGAAGCGGATGAGCTTCGCCGAGCCATGGCCAGCTGGGGAAAAAATGGAGACTTGTATAAATTCAGGGATAAGCTTGTGCGGGGAATGCAAAGTAATGGCTATAGGGAAAGTTTTGCTGAGCAGCTCTTCAACCAGATGAAGGGGTTCGGTTCCTATGGTTTCCCCGAATCTCACTCTGCAAGCTTTGCGCTTTTAGCCTATTTTTCCGCCTGGATTAAATTTCATCATCCAGCAGCCTTTTACTGTGGACTGCTCAATAGCCAACCGATGGGATTCTATGCGCCGGCACAGCTGGTTTATGATGCTCAACGCCACGGAGTTAAGGTTTTGCCTATTGATGTACTTTATAGCTATTGGGATCATACTTTAGAGCTTAAGACACCTAAAACTGAAACTAAGAATCATGCATCCAGGCTTAACAAAACGAACCATGGAAAAAAGTCTCACGACATAATTGTCGCACTTCGCATTGGCATGCGTTTAATTAAAGGAGTAAAACAATCAACATCAAAGCTAGTTGCTAATCTTAGACTGGAAAATCCAAAGTATAACTTAAGACAACTGTTTCAACGCCCAGAACTCAAAGAGCAAGTTAACTACTTAGCCCAGGCTGATGCACTTAAAAACTTAAATGGAGGGCGACGGAAGAATATCTGGAATTCTATTAATGTTTCAGAGGTAAATAGAGAACCCCTCCATATTCCAGTTATTCCAGCATGGAAAACACCAATGATGATTACAGCATCACTAGCCTGA
- a CDS encoding OB-fold nucleic acid binding domain-containing protein: MENTNDDYSITSLSLREHPISFLRKQRKFHHTKKAIEIINCKNDQRVSVIGLVTCRQRPQSASGVLFLTLEDESGSINIILWKYTQEAFKKEIIKGRILQINGRIQISASHKGNVAQTTYLQGEHIFRLE, encoded by the coding sequence ATGGAAAACACCAATGATGATTACAGCATCACTAGCCTGAGCCTACGCGAGCACCCTATTAGCTTCCTTCGGAAACAAAGAAAATTTCATCACACAAAAAAAGCAATCGAAATCATAAATTGTAAAAATGACCAAAGAGTATCTGTGATCGGATTGGTAACTTGCAGGCAAAGGCCTCAAAGCGCTTCCGGGGTACTATTTCTTACTTTAGAAGATGAAAGCGGGTCAATAAACATCATCTTATGGAAATATACTCAAGAAGCATTTAAGAAAGAAATCATAAAGGGGCGCATATTACAAATAAACGGACGAATCCAAATATCCGCCTCACATAAGGGAAACGTGGCACAAACAACCTACCTGCAAGGGGAACATATTTTCCGCCTAGAGTAG
- a CDS encoding MBOAT family O-acyltransferase, whose product MDDFTFVSIEWVVWAVSGIVLFWLSPVKYRSQIVSLVTFSFLFWVDKYSCLILVLMALLCFIAVGGRQVSQFRNTVSVLLIIAALLIYKAVGSGLSLNSDFFTVGVIPLGLSFYSLRCMHVIFERGRGNLGQVSLSALIPYLFFLPTIWMGPIHRFSEFERDRRRHRWDYELFSQGLERIIYGYVKVVIISGFFLELAWPHWVVEITSEQSQFWQYLELVRGGLNLYLLFSGYSDIAIGLAYTLGYKVGENFAMPYLAKNISEFWRRWHISLTSWSNEYIYKYFMANTRSASASVLASLLVIGVWHELSLRYFAWGVYHWLGILCWQGYTRLKPILPSVGSVFWVRVWEGFCVLLTVHFVWLGFLLVGQVTFSDMSSVLNLLFLGR is encoded by the coding sequence ATGGATGATTTCACTTTTGTTTCCATTGAATGGGTTGTTTGGGCTGTTTCTGGGATTGTACTTTTTTGGCTTTCGCCGGTTAAATATCGTAGCCAAATCGTTTCCTTGGTTACTTTTTCGTTTCTTTTTTGGGTGGATAAATATTCTTGCCTTATCCTGGTTTTAATGGCACTACTGTGTTTTATTGCTGTTGGAGGGCGTCAGGTCAGTCAGTTTAGAAATACCGTTTCGGTTTTACTAATCATTGCAGCATTACTTATTTATAAGGCGGTCGGATCCGGATTAAGCCTGAATTCGGATTTCTTTACTGTAGGTGTAATCCCTTTAGGTCTATCTTTTTACTCCCTGAGGTGCATGCATGTTATCTTTGAGAGAGGAAGAGGTAATTTGGGTCAGGTATCACTATCTGCGTTAATACCTTATTTATTTTTCTTGCCAACAATTTGGATGGGGCCGATACATAGATTTAGCGAGTTTGAACGGGATCGCCGTAGGCATAGATGGGATTATGAGCTTTTCTCGCAAGGGCTGGAGAGGATTATCTACGGATACGTAAAAGTAGTAATTATTTCCGGTTTTTTCCTGGAGTTAGCCTGGCCTCACTGGGTGGTTGAAATTACCAGTGAGCAATCACAGTTTTGGCAATATCTTGAGCTTGTCAGGGGTGGGCTTAACCTATATTTGCTCTTCTCTGGTTATTCTGATATTGCTATTGGTTTGGCATATACCTTGGGGTACAAGGTTGGCGAGAATTTCGCTATGCCTTATCTCGCTAAGAATATATCAGAATTTTGGCGTCGTTGGCATATCTCACTTACTAGTTGGAGTAATGAGTATATTTATAAGTATTTTATGGCTAATACTCGAAGTGCCAGTGCGAGCGTGCTTGCTTCGTTGCTGGTTATTGGTGTTTGGCATGAGTTATCTCTGAGATACTTTGCTTGGGGAGTATATCATTGGCTGGGCATTTTATGCTGGCAGGGGTATACACGGCTGAAGCCTATATTGCCTTCGGTAGGATCAGTTTTTTGGGTTAGAGTGTGGGAAGGCTTTTGTGTACTGTTAACGGTGCATTTTGTGTGGCTGGGTTTCTTGTTGGTTGGCCAAGTAACTTTTTCTGATATGTCTTCTGTGTTGAATTTACTATTTTTGGGGCGGTAG
- a CDS encoding sulfotransferase: protein MKFGKGITVLGHPRSGTTLLRRLLNLHEAIASPPETHLFSACARFIDRDHTADGVDMGVLSGLNFAGFDDEVVLQELREFAFGFLNRFAERQGKRRWAEKTAFDIFYLDSIERILEDQVFYLGIIRHPLDVAVSSVEFCDAAGVYPKVMHSYIKEYPRPIEAFVNSWIETTQSLLSLGERQEDNCLIVRYEDLVTDTEEVLAQIFSVLGEAFDKSILSNGFSGSEVIGFSDHKSYQRKIVDTESLSKWKGLPSPLISQVAEKLNPLLEVCGYDLLDVEAPISIDVARRRYQNSLLVHSMSQK from the coding sequence ATGAAATTTGGTAAAGGTATTACAGTTTTAGGGCACCCTCGCTCTGGTACAACTTTATTGCGTCGGCTTCTTAATTTGCATGAGGCTATAGCATCCCCACCTGAAACACATTTATTTAGTGCCTGTGCACGCTTTATTGACAGGGATCATACCGCGGATGGCGTTGATATGGGGGTATTGTCAGGGCTTAATTTTGCTGGTTTTGATGATGAAGTTGTACTACAGGAGTTGAGAGAGTTTGCGTTTGGTTTCTTGAATAGGTTTGCCGAGCGTCAGGGAAAAAGACGTTGGGCGGAGAAAACCGCATTTGATATTTTCTATTTGGATTCGATAGAAAGAATCCTTGAAGATCAGGTTTTTTATTTGGGTATTATACGCCACCCACTGGATGTGGCAGTTAGTTCAGTTGAATTTTGTGATGCCGCTGGGGTTTACCCCAAAGTGATGCATAGTTACATTAAAGAATACCCTAGGCCTATCGAAGCGTTTGTGAATTCCTGGATTGAAACAACACAATCATTGCTATCTCTGGGGGAGCGTCAAGAAGACAACTGCCTGATAGTGCGATATGAAGATTTGGTTACAGATACAGAGGAAGTTCTTGCTCAAATCTTTTCAGTTCTTGGTGAGGCTTTTGATAAGTCTATTTTGTCGAATGGATTTAGTGGGTCAGAAGTTATAGGTTTTAGTGATCATAAGAGTTATCAGCGGAAAATTGTCGATACTGAGAGTCTCTCAAAATGGAAGGGATTGCCCTCACCTCTGATATCGCAAGTGGCTGAAAAGCTTAATCCGCTATTAGAGGTTTGCGGTTATGATCTATTGGATGTAGAAGCTCCCATTTCTATAGATGTAGCTCGTCGGCGATATCAGAATAGTTTGTTAGTACATTCAATGAGTCAAAAATAG
- a CDS encoding AMP-binding protein yields the protein MSKDIYSPLVSLFKESFQSINGDGYFFKGKDATLKYSEFWSLICNTRGLLRRLGVVSGQRALIVSKEKHIVAVLYVASLLEGVTAIVLDPDASGTELELLTKKSDPAIIFIDSQIFSRVYSLQRAESEKVVEIDCAVKKAKYPALFVSKEKKNSLKKRYPAMLDFESAASDFLELSSDTAGLVLFTSGTTGKPKGVVHTHASLYAQMEAFIQHFGLSKGAVIANHLPLHHTDGLNQGVLLPLVVKSQWLVPPSPDMQNIGQVLDLIYRERATHFITVPTVLGMIERLPEEFDDSFSSPEFQFVESTAGPLDKEVWERFEQRFTARIVNCYGLTETVCESIYCGPDETSRRVGSVGKPVQCDVKIVSPKGCEVEPGKSGELCIRTAAMMQGYLDDPGATSTVLKDGWFYTGDLARLDDDGFVYIVGRIKNIIIRGGINIIPEEVSGILKAFPGIDEAVVIGLPDQLLGEKVIACVVSHSCNPLPINDIFIHCRDLMAKEKLPNKIIQVEGLPYGPSGKVDLPTLKVKVGGDIGGKSDIFSGKESDICDKVLMLGASVFRVSIEALSLKTSPDNLREWDSLAFLELLMVVESEFQIKLDASDVLKIRSLGDLVCLLGKEVEAVGV from the coding sequence GTGTCTAAAGATATCTATAGTCCGTTAGTTTCTCTATTTAAGGAGAGTTTTCAAAGTATCAATGGAGATGGATATTTTTTTAAGGGGAAGGACGCAACCTTAAAGTACAGTGAGTTTTGGAGCTTGATATGTAATACCCGAGGCTTACTGCGGCGGCTTGGTGTGGTATCAGGTCAGCGTGCCTTAATTGTCAGTAAAGAAAAGCATATTGTTGCCGTACTTTATGTTGCTTCTCTTTTGGAGGGGGTTACAGCGATAGTATTGGACCCCGATGCTTCAGGTACTGAGTTAGAGCTTTTAACGAAGAAAAGCGACCCAGCTATTATTTTTATAGATAGTCAGATTTTTTCTCGCGTATATAGTTTACAGCGAGCTGAATCTGAAAAAGTGGTCGAGATTGACTGTGCTGTTAAGAAGGCTAAATATCCAGCTCTGTTTGTCAGTAAGGAAAAAAAGAATTCCTTAAAGAAAAGATACCCTGCAATGTTGGATTTTGAGTCGGCGGCTTCAGATTTTCTGGAGTTATCCTCAGATACTGCGGGGTTAGTCCTGTTTACTTCGGGGACAACGGGAAAGCCAAAAGGTGTCGTGCATACCCATGCCAGTTTATATGCTCAAATGGAAGCCTTTATACAGCATTTTGGTCTTTCTAAAGGAGCTGTAATCGCCAATCACCTTCCCCTCCACCATACAGATGGTCTCAACCAGGGGGTCTTGCTGCCATTAGTTGTAAAAAGCCAATGGTTGGTTCCACCGTCCCCAGATATGCAAAATATTGGTCAAGTGCTGGACTTAATCTATAGAGAAAGAGCAACGCATTTTATTACTGTTCCTACAGTGCTTGGCATGATAGAGCGCCTGCCGGAAGAGTTTGATGATAGCTTTTCCTCTCCTGAATTTCAGTTTGTGGAGTCGACAGCAGGGCCTCTGGATAAAGAGGTTTGGGAGAGGTTTGAGCAGCGTTTTACTGCTAGGATCGTAAACTGCTATGGCTTGACTGAAACTGTTTGTGAGTCAATTTATTGCGGGCCAGATGAAACCTCTCGTCGAGTGGGAAGTGTTGGCAAGCCCGTTCAATGTGATGTAAAAATTGTTAGCCCGAAGGGTTGTGAAGTTGAACCTGGAAAAAGTGGTGAGCTATGTATTCGTACCGCAGCAATGATGCAGGGTTATCTTGATGATCCTGGCGCCACTAGTACAGTTTTGAAGGATGGTTGGTTTTATACTGGCGACTTGGCAAGGTTGGATGATGACGGTTTTGTATATATTGTTGGGCGAATAAAAAATATCATTATACGGGGTGGGATAAATATTATTCCGGAAGAGGTGTCTGGGATCTTGAAAGCGTTTCCGGGGATTGATGAAGCAGTAGTTATTGGGCTGCCAGATCAGTTGCTTGGTGAAAAAGTAATTGCTTGCGTTGTTTCTCATTCTTGTAATCCTTTGCCTATAAACGATATCTTCATACATTGCCGGGACTTGATGGCTAAGGAAAAGCTGCCGAATAAAATTATTCAAGTTGAAGGCTTGCCATATGGGCCATCCGGAAAAGTGGATTTGCCGACGCTTAAGGTAAAGGTAGGGGGCGATATAGGGGGAAAATCTGATATATTCTCCGGAAAAGAATCCGATATATGCGATAAAGTTCTTATGCTGGGTGCATCAGTCTTTCGCGTATCTATAGAAGCTCTTTCATTGAAAACAAGTCCAGATAATTTAAGGGAGTGGGATTCACTGGCTTTTCTAGAGCTGCTAATGGTAGTTGAGAGCGAGTTTCAGATAAAGTTAGATGCATCTGATGTACTAAAAATAAGATCTTTAGGTGATTTGGTCTGCTTGCTGGGAAAAGAAGTGGAGGCAGTAGGGGTGTGA
- a CDS encoding serine hydrolase, producing MTPDPVVVPGEEPWCPYKMAKFREVSLDFEPGQRQSYSNLGYCLLGAVLAQTHERPYKEYLLQNYDLHSRGIKFIASGYYPDEVEYDFRNSPIYGKGYTSQFDFNALASSAGLTGSAVALASAVLPMLDQVPMNILSDTSSRTCDMETAIRCYGFGLYTYRSTAGGLKVFVQPGRLYGMSGTLLIDEYGGVTVRLGNGEPERLSTFGMDKVLYQKLSAYYGK from the coding sequence TTGACACCTGACCCAGTTGTGGTGCCAGGTGAAGAACCCTGGTGTCCGTATAAAATGGCAAAGTTTAGGGAGGTAAGCCTCGATTTTGAACCGGGTCAAAGGCAGAGTTACTCAAACTTAGGTTATTGCCTTCTGGGGGCTGTATTGGCGCAGACTCATGAGCGGCCATATAAAGAGTATCTTTTGCAAAACTATGATCTGCATTCTCGCGGGATAAAGTTTATAGCTTCAGGCTATTATCCTGATGAAGTCGAATACGATTTTCGCAATAGCCCTATTTATGGTAAGGGGTACACCAGCCAATTTGATTTTAATGCATTAGCATCCTCAGCAGGCCTAACGGGAAGCGCTGTGGCATTAGCTAGTGCTGTGCTGCCAATGTTGGATCAAGTGCCCATGAACATCCTGTCAGATACTAGTAGTCGAACTTGTGATATGGAGACAGCTATTCGCTGTTATGGCTTTGGCTTATATACTTATCGCTCCACAGCAGGGGGGCTAAAGGTGTTCGTGCAACCGGGGCGACTTTACGGGATGTCGGGGACATTATTGATTGATGAGTATGGAGGTGTCACTGTTCGCCTGGGGAATGGTGAGCCTGAAAGATTATCGACTTTTGGTATGGATAAAGTACTTTATCAAAAACTTTCTGCTTATTATGGGAAATGA
- a CDS encoding serine hydrolase domain-containing protein: MLKKLAAYISLGILAAFVIHQWVANPYRIKRLLYSFEAIAAESSIRCSNFAPHWMPEALEYAISSGGALANQLAYISPEGNLYHCESGWMGSTLFSSRVSVDSRFRYASLTKVFTVDSILRGVNTGDIDLNDRIVDILSISGEVADSRINRITVRNLLEHSGGLIEN; the protein is encoded by the coding sequence GTGCTAAAAAAACTGGCTGCTTACATTTCACTGGGCATTTTGGCTGCATTTGTTATTCACCAATGGGTAGCTAACCCTTACAGAATTAAACGGCTCCTATATTCCTTTGAGGCTATCGCTGCTGAATCTTCTATACGCTGCTCTAATTTTGCCCCTCATTGGATGCCTGAGGCTTTGGAGTACGCTATTTCATCTGGAGGAGCGCTAGCAAATCAATTGGCCTATATCTCTCCTGAGGGTAATTTGTACCATTGTGAAAGTGGCTGGATGGGGTCAACTTTATTTTCTTCCAGGGTTTCTGTTGATAGCCGTTTCCGGTATGCAAGCCTTACAAAGGTTTTTACGGTTGATAGTATTCTTCGTGGCGTTAATACCGGAGACATTGACCTTAATGATCGGATTGTGGATATCTTGAGTATATCGGGCGAGGTGGCTGATTCACGAATTAACAGAATTACGGTCAGGAACCTTCTGGAGCATTCAGGGGGTTTGATCGAAAATTGA
- a CDS encoding pilin → MKKQQGFTLIELMIVVAIIGILAAVAIPQYQTYVAKSQVSRVMQETASLKTAVESCLLEGITDAADCELGWTDSNLITAFAGAGDLMIGAAAEEDDIQGGLTVTLAADGSASIVAAFGQNAAAALTNADLTWARDTDGVWSCSSSADSKYLPTGCEEEEEAPAAD, encoded by the coding sequence ATGAAAAAGCAACAGGGTTTTACTCTTATTGAATTGATGATCGTAGTTGCGATCATCGGTATTTTGGCAGCGGTAGCGATCCCGCAGTACCAGACTTACGTCGCTAAGTCACAGGTGAGCCGTGTAATGCAGGAAACTGCTTCCCTGAAAACGGCTGTTGAGAGCTGTTTACTGGAAGGTATTACCGATGCAGCTGACTGTGAGCTGGGTTGGACCGACAGTAACCTGATTACCGCATTTGCTGGTGCTGGCGATCTGATGATTGGTGCTGCTGCTGAAGAAGATGACATCCAAGGCGGCCTGACTGTTACGCTTGCAGCTGATGGCTCAGCGTCTATCGTGGCGGCATTTGGCCAAAATGCAGCTGCGGCCCTAACTAATGCAGATCTGACTTGGGCTCGTGATACTGATGGCGTGTGGAGCTGCTCTTCTTCTGCAGACTCTAAATATCTGCCTACCGGTTGTGAAGAGGAAGAGGAAGCGCCAGCGGCTGACTAA